In Ancalomicrobiaceae bacterium S20, the following proteins share a genomic window:
- a CDS encoding NtaA/DmoA family FMN-dependent monooxygenase (This protein belongs to a clade of FMN-dependent monooxygenases, within a broader family of flavin-dependent oxidoreductases, the luciferase-like monooxygenase (LMM) family, some of whose members use coenzyme F420 rather than FMN.): MPANRFHLSWFLQGSSIQAWGAPWTGNISEQWMNPTMFLDLVRAMERACMDYILVEDSIYIGQNWKNSREIFLTNGMSVPRQEPSVVATLMAAATTRLGIVPTLSTFAYHPYLTARIIGSLDQVSGGRAGYNMVTGSSDLSGQNFGLDQLPEHDHRYEMADEYIQICKQLWGSWEPGAIVADRKSGVLIDHTKVHQIDFKGQYYSSRGPLNSGPCPQGQPVIAQAGGSAKGKDFAARYADTIVCSAKGVDAMKAYRDEIRALMTKYGRDPDTCKILFLISPVVGWTQSEADEIQARRVAEAASNLDVRLAQLGWSTNIDFSGFDLDQPVGELSTNGHQFSLAQFLRKAGKSTLREAIVDHSTSGYGLSLVGTPASIADQLDECMQAVGGDGFLIALPDVSRRSVATITDGLIPELQQRDLVRRAYAHEQLRDNLLEF, translated from the coding sequence ATGCCCGCCAACCGCTTCCATCTTTCCTGGTTTCTCCAAGGGTCGAGCATTCAGGCCTGGGGCGCGCCCTGGACCGGCAACATCTCCGAGCAGTGGATGAACCCGACCATGTTCCTCGACCTCGTCAGGGCGATGGAGCGAGCCTGCATGGACTACATCCTGGTCGAAGATTCGATCTATATCGGCCAGAACTGGAAGAACTCGCGCGAGATCTTCCTGACCAACGGCATGTCGGTGCCGCGGCAGGAGCCCTCGGTCGTCGCGACGCTGATGGCGGCGGCGACGACCCGGCTCGGCATCGTGCCGACGCTGTCGACCTTCGCCTATCACCCCTACCTGACCGCCCGCATCATCGGCTCGCTCGATCAGGTCTCCGGCGGCCGCGCCGGCTACAACATGGTGACCGGCTCGTCCGATCTGTCCGGCCAGAACTTCGGCCTCGACCAGCTGCCCGAGCATGACCATCGCTACGAGATGGCCGACGAGTACATCCAGATCTGCAAGCAGCTCTGGGGCTCGTGGGAGCCCGGCGCGATCGTCGCCGACCGCAAGTCGGGCGTGCTGATCGACCACACCAAGGTCCACCAGATCGACTTCAAGGGGCAGTACTATTCCTCGCGCGGACCGCTCAACTCCGGGCCCTGCCCGCAGGGCCAGCCGGTGATCGCGCAGGCCGGCGGCTCGGCCAAGGGCAAGGACTTCGCGGCCCGCTACGCCGACACGATCGTCTGCTCGGCCAAGGGCGTCGATGCGATGAAGGCCTATCGCGACGAGATCCGCGCGCTGATGACCAAGTACGGCCGCGATCCGGACACCTGCAAGATCCTGTTCCTGATCTCCCCGGTGGTCGGCTGGACGCAGTCGGAGGCCGACGAGATCCAGGCCCGCCGTGTCGCGGAAGCCGCGTCGAACCTCGATGTGCGGCTCGCCCAGCTCGGCTGGAGCACCAACATCGACTTCTCCGGCTTCGACCTCGACCAGCCGGTCGGCGAGCTTTCCACCAACGGACACCAGTTCAGCCTCGCGCAGTTCCTGCGCAAGGCAGGCAAGAGCACGCTGCGCGAGGCGATCGTCGACCACTCGACCAGCGGCTACGGCCTGTCGCTGGTCGGTACGCCGGCAAGCATCGCCGACCAGCTCGACGAGTGCATGCAGGCCGTCGGCGGCGACGGTTTCCTGATCGCCCTGCCGGACGTCAGCCGCCGCTCGGTCGCGACCATCACCGACGGGCTGATCCCGGAGCTGCAGCAACGCGATCTCGTCCGCCGCGCCTATGCCCATGAACAACTGCGCGACAACCTGCTCGAATTCTGA
- a CDS encoding transporter substrate-binding domain-containing protein: protein MKDAFPFRRTGAAIRRTLIAFSLLGTGGAMAETLKFGNEGVYPPFSILSSDGKLTGVEPDLAREMCKRMKVECEVVAMDFKALIPSLLQGKFDGITTQLSPTPERKEKLAFGIPLFLNPGTFVVPKSSSYTFTKAGLAGKGIKLGVQRGSSMVKYSEAMLGDSVAYVFYDNPDQMKLDLLAGRINAVFDSKINWTLELISKPEGKDWKLDGGDHWTGDPSVPEAERGYSWVVKKGDEALLKRMDAALTEMIKDCTYTTIRKKYLDITTLPAEAHCVK from the coding sequence ATGAAAGACGCGTTCCCCTTCCGTCGTACCGGCGCCGCGATCCGCCGGACCCTGATCGCCTTCTCGCTCCTCGGCACCGGCGGGGCCATGGCCGAGACGCTCAAGTTCGGCAACGAGGGCGTCTATCCGCCGTTCAGCATCCTGTCGAGCGACGGCAAGCTGACCGGCGTCGAGCCGGATCTGGCGCGCGAGATGTGCAAGCGCATGAAGGTCGAGTGCGAAGTCGTCGCCATGGACTTCAAGGCGCTGATCCCGTCGCTGCTGCAGGGCAAGTTCGACGGCATCACCACGCAGCTGTCGCCGACGCCGGAACGCAAGGAGAAGCTCGCTTTCGGCATCCCGCTGTTCCTCAATCCCGGCACCTTCGTCGTGCCGAAGTCGAGCAGCTACACCTTCACCAAGGCCGGCCTCGCCGGCAAGGGCATCAAGCTCGGCGTGCAGCGCGGTTCCTCGATGGTGAAGTATTCCGAGGCCATGCTCGGCGACAGCGTCGCCTATGTCTTCTACGACAACCCTGACCAGATGAAGCTCGACCTCCTGGCCGGCCGCATCAACGCGGTGTTCGACTCGAAGATCAACTGGACGCTCGAGCTGATCTCCAAGCCGGAAGGCAAGGACTGGAAGCTCGACGGCGGCGACCACTGGACCGGCGATCCGAGCGTGCCGGAGGCCGAGCGCGGCTACAGCTGGGTGGTCAAGAAGGGTGACGAGGCGCTGCTGAAGCGCATGGACGCGGCCCTGACCGAGATGATCAAGGACTGCACCTACACCACCATCCGCAAGAAGTACCTCGACATCACCACGCTGCCCGCCGAGGCGCATTGCGTGAAGTGA
- a CDS encoding ABC transporter permease subunit (The N-terminal region of this protein, as described by TIGR01726, is a three transmembrane segment that identifies a subfamily of ABC transporter permease subunits, which specificities that include histidine, arginine, glutamine, glutamate, L-cystine (sic), the opines (in Agrobacterium) octopine and nopaline, etc.), which translates to MALSSEQFAGYMRQMAGGALITIELFAASFALALLFGTLIGIVTQTRNPVVRALWKTYASIFTGVPSLLVIFLVYYGGSAMMTALFGRAKPFEVTPFGAGLVSLTIVYAAYVADLVHGAVQNLPRGQFEAAAALAIRPRHAWIYVILPQLARLALPGLINVWLVMLKDTPLVSLAGLNDIVAHSKLAAGATKEPFVFFVIASLFFIAFSWVSLAATRRLEMRLASGMAEVKS; encoded by the coding sequence ATGGCGCTCAGTTCGGAACAATTCGCCGGATACATGCGCCAGATGGCCGGCGGCGCGCTGATCACGATCGAGCTGTTCGCGGCGAGCTTCGCGCTGGCTTTGCTCTTCGGCACCCTGATCGGCATCGTGACGCAGACGCGCAACCCCGTCGTGCGCGCGCTCTGGAAGACCTACGCCTCGATTTTCACCGGTGTGCCGTCGCTCCTGGTGATCTTCCTCGTCTACTACGGCGGCAGCGCGATGATGACCGCGCTGTTCGGCCGGGCAAAGCCATTCGAGGTGACGCCGTTCGGCGCCGGGCTCGTGTCGCTCACCATCGTCTATGCGGCCTATGTCGCGGATCTCGTGCATGGCGCGGTCCAGAACCTGCCGCGCGGCCAGTTCGAGGCCGCCGCCGCGCTGGCGATCCGGCCGCGCCACGCCTGGATCTATGTGATCCTGCCGCAGCTCGCGCGTCTGGCGCTGCCGGGGCTCATCAACGTCTGGCTGGTCATGCTGAAGGACACGCCGCTCGTGTCGCTCGCCGGGCTCAACGACATCGTCGCGCATTCGAAGCTCGCCGCCGGCGCCACCAAGGAGCCGTTCGTGTTCTTCGTGATCGCATCCCTGTTCTTCATCGCCTTCAGCTGGGTCTCGCTCGCGGCGACCCGCCGGCTCGAGATGCGGCTCGCAAGCGGCATGGCGGAGGTGAAGTCATGA
- a CDS encoding ABC transporter permease subunit (The N-terminal region of this protein, as described by TIGR01726, is a three transmembrane segment that identifies a subfamily of ABC transporter permease subunits, which specificities that include histidine, arginine, glutamine, glutamate, L-cystine (sic), the opines (in Agrobacterium) octopine and nopaline, etc.): MSALPIDLALAWRSLPAMFGGLATTIALVLIVLVTGLLLAIPVSVARMSRNPIANIPAAAFVVFFRGAPLLILLYFVYYGFGQVEAIRNGPLWLVFGNAFACAVIGLTFNHAAFMVEVIRGSLQAVPAGLVEAASALGLTPRETLVHISGPLAIRYGLKAYLNEIIMFIKGTAVVGVITVTDLTAVANGLFEETYDPFTPMLTAAFFYWALVNVIRIAFERVDRRLARHLVRTGPVAEPTSVAPAGRTVHSSPAPAPTISTTAPAAQLQKEQVP; this comes from the coding sequence ATGAGCGCCCTGCCGATCGACCTCGCGCTCGCCTGGCGCAGCCTGCCGGCCATGTTCGGGGGGCTCGCGACGACGATCGCCCTCGTGCTGATCGTGCTGGTGACCGGGCTCCTGCTCGCGATCCCGGTCAGCGTGGCGCGGATGTCGCGCAACCCGATCGCGAACATCCCGGCGGCGGCGTTCGTGGTGTTCTTCCGCGGCGCGCCGCTCCTGATCCTGCTCTATTTCGTCTACTACGGCTTCGGACAAGTCGAGGCGATCCGCAACGGGCCGCTCTGGCTCGTGTTCGGCAACGCCTTCGCCTGCGCGGTGATCGGGCTCACCTTCAACCATGCCGCCTTCATGGTCGAGGTGATCCGCGGCAGCCTGCAGGCAGTGCCGGCGGGTCTGGTCGAGGCGGCCTCGGCGCTCGGGCTGACCCCGCGCGAGACGCTGGTCCATATCAGCGGGCCGCTGGCGATCCGCTACGGGCTCAAGGCCTACCTCAACGAAATCATCATGTTCATCAAGGGCACGGCGGTGGTCGGCGTCATCACGGTGACCGACCTCACCGCCGTCGCCAACGGGTTGTTCGAGGAGACCTACGACCCGTTCACGCCGATGCTGACGGCGGCCTTCTTCTACTGGGCGCTGGTCAACGTGATCCGCATCGCATTCGAACGGGTCGACCGGCGCCTGGCGCGCCATCTGGTCCGCACCGGGCCGGTGGCCGAGCCCACCAGCGTGGCACCGGCCGGCCGTACGGTCCACTCCAGCCCCGCACCCGCGCCGACGATCAGCACCACCGCGCCCGCCGCCCAGCTACAGAAGGAACAGGTGCCGTGA
- a CDS encoding amino acid ABC transporter ATP-binding protein yields the protein MTAVDKWYGSFKALNQIDLTVARGEKIVVCGPSGSGKSTLIRCINRLEPHDAGRIVVNGIEVNGSAISTQDVRLSVGFVFQQFNLFPHLTVLENCMLAPRLTRKMSIGAAEAVARRYLDRVHVGAQAAKYPSQLSGGQQQRVAIARALCMEPPILLFDEPTSALDPEMIKEVLQVMEDLAGDGTTMICVTHEMGFARRVANRCVFMDRGELVEEATAEAFFEAPKSERLRTFLDQILH from the coding sequence ATGACCGCGGTCGACAAGTGGTACGGCTCGTTCAAGGCGCTGAACCAGATCGACCTCACCGTCGCGCGCGGCGAGAAGATCGTGGTCTGCGGCCCCTCGGGTTCGGGCAAGTCGACGCTGATCCGCTGCATCAACCGGCTGGAACCGCACGATGCCGGGCGCATCGTCGTCAACGGCATCGAGGTGAACGGCTCGGCGATCAGTACCCAGGACGTTCGCCTGTCGGTCGGCTTCGTGTTCCAGCAGTTCAACCTGTTCCCGCACCTGACGGTGCTCGAGAACTGCATGCTGGCGCCGCGGCTGACGCGCAAGATGTCGATCGGCGCGGCCGAGGCGGTGGCGCGGCGCTATCTCGACCGCGTCCATGTCGGCGCGCAGGCGGCCAAGTATCCGAGCCAGCTCTCCGGCGGCCAGCAGCAGCGGGTCGCGATCGCGCGCGCGCTCTGCATGGAGCCGCCGATCCTCCTGTTCGACGAACCGACGTCGGCGCTCGACCCGGAGATGATCAAGGAAGTGCTGCAGGTGATGGAGGATCTCGCCGGCGACGGCACCACGATGATCTGCGTGACCCACGAAATGGGTTTTGCGCGTCGCGTCGCCAATCGCTGCGTGTTCATGGATCGCGGCGAGCTGGTGGAAGAAGCCACGGCGGAGGCCTTCTTCGAGGCGCCGAAGAGCGAGCGGCTGAGGACGTTCCTCGACCAGATCCTGCATTGA